A part of Capsicum annuum cultivar UCD-10X-F1 chromosome 6, UCD10Xv1.1, whole genome shotgun sequence genomic DNA contains:
- the LOC107872863 gene encoding phosphomevalonate kinase, peroxisomal isoform X2, with translation MAVVASAPGKVLMTGGYLVLERPNAGIVLSTNARFYGIVKPLHEEVKPESWAWGWADVKLTSPQMARETMYKLSLKNLKLQTVSSSESRNPFVEHAVEYAIAAAHATFDKDKKDMLHKLLLKGLDITILGCNEFYSYRNQIEARGLPLTPESLASLAPFTSITFNAENSIGENQKPEVAKTGLGSSAAMTTAVVAALLHYLGVVNLSSFSMDQSHGRKDVSDLDIVHVIAQTAHCIAQGKVGSGFDVSSAVYGSQRYVRFSPEVLSSAQNAGMATPLTEVIYDVLKSKWDHERTKFSLPPLMTLLLGEPGSGGSSTPSMVGAVKKWQMSDPQNSLETWRKLSEGNSALEMHFNTLHKLAERNYNVYEHVINACSLLPAEKWLEMANEPSEAEIVKELLRARDVMLGIRYYMRKMGEAAGIPIEPESQTHLLDTTMRLEGVLLAGVPGAGGFDAVFAVTLGASSKNVTKTWSSLNVLAMLVTEDPRGASLEDSDPRAREITAAVSSVQLQ, from the exons GTTATCTTGTTTTGGAGAGGCCAAATGCTGGTATTGTACTGAGTACAAACGCTCGTTTTTATGGTATTGTGAAGCCACTTCACGAGGAAGTTAAACCCGAAAGTTGGGCATGG GGATGGGCAGATGTTAAATTGACTTCTCCTCAGATGGCGAGAGAAACTATGTACAAACTGTCTCTTAAGAATTTAAAACTTCAGACTGTCTCTTCAAG TGAATCAAGAAACCCCTTCGTAGAACATGCAGTGGAATATGCCATAGCTGCTGCCCATGCAACATTTGACAAAGATAAGAAGGATATGTTACATAAACTACTTCTGAAAG GTCTTGATATAACAATCTTGGGATGCAATGAGTTCTATTCGTATCGGAATCAG ATTGAAGCACGTGGACTCCCTCTTACACCTGAGTCATTGGCATCCCTTGCACCTTTTACATCAATCACCTTTAATGCAGAAAACTCCATTGGAGAAAATCAGAAGCCTGAAGTTGCAAAAACTGGATTGGGGTCATCAGCAGCTATGACAACAGCCGTTGTTGCTGCTTTGCTTCATTATCTTGGTGTTGTtaatctctcttctttttctatGGATCAATCTCACGGAAGGAAAGATGTTAGTGATCTTGATATTGTTCACGTGATAGCTCAAACTGCCCACTGCATTGCACAGGGTAAAGTTGGCAGTGGATTTGATGTTAGTTCTGCAGTTTATGGCAGCCAACGTTATGTGCGGTTTTCACCTGAAGTGCTTTCTTCTGCTCAG AATGCAGGTATGGCAACACCACTAACAGAAGTCATTTATGATGTCCTGAAATCCAAGTGGGACCATGAGAGGACCAAGTTTTCATTACCTCCATTGATGACTCTC TTACTTGGAGAACCGGGCAGTGGAGGATCTTCTACCCCATCAATGGTTGGTGCTGTTAAGAAGTGGCAGATGTCTGATCCTCAGAATTCTCTCGAAACTTGGAGAAAACTGTCAGAAGGAAATTCTGCCCTGGAAATGCACTTTAATACCTTGCATAAATTGGCAGAAAGGAACTATAATGTTTATGAACACGTCATCAATGCCTGCAGCCTGCTTCCTGCAGAAAAG TGGCTTGAGATGGCAAATGAACCAAGTGAAGCCGAAATTGTTAAAGAGTTATTAAGAGCCCGAGATGTGATGCTTGGAATCAGGTATTATATGCGCAAAATGGGAGAGGCTGCAGGAATTCCG ATAGAACCTGAATCACAAACTCACCTTCTGGATACAACAATGAGATTGGAGGGGGTTCTGTTGGCTGGTGTTCCTGGTGCTGGTGGATTTGATGCAGTCTTTGCTGTCACTTTGGGGGCTTCAAGCAAAAATGTGACAAAAACTTGGAGTTCTCTCAATGTTCTTGCTATGCTAGTGACAGAAGATCCCCGTGGTGCGTCTTTGGAAGACAGCGATCCTCGAGCAAGGGAAATTACTGCAGCTGTTTCTTCTGTCCAACTTCAATAA
- the LOC107872863 gene encoding phosphomevalonate kinase, peroxisomal isoform X1, whose protein sequence is MPRPPVTANLCQETVARFIQERIKKKWLSSAPGKVLMTGGYLVLERPNAGIVLSTNARFYGIVKPLHEEVKPESWAWGWADVKLTSPQMARETMYKLSLKNLKLQTVSSSESRNPFVEHAVEYAIAAAHATFDKDKKDMLHKLLLKGLDITILGCNEFYSYRNQIEARGLPLTPESLASLAPFTSITFNAENSIGENQKPEVAKTGLGSSAAMTTAVVAALLHYLGVVNLSSFSMDQSHGRKDVSDLDIVHVIAQTAHCIAQGKVGSGFDVSSAVYGSQRYVRFSPEVLSSAQNAGMATPLTEVIYDVLKSKWDHERTKFSLPPLMTLLLGEPGSGGSSTPSMVGAVKKWQMSDPQNSLETWRKLSEGNSALEMHFNTLHKLAERNYNVYEHVINACSLLPAEKWLEMANEPSEAEIVKELLRARDVMLGIRYYMRKMGEAAGIPIEPESQTHLLDTTMRLEGVLLAGVPGAGGFDAVFAVTLGASSKNVTKTWSSLNVLAMLVTEDPRGASLEDSDPRAREITAAVSSVQLQ, encoded by the exons GTTATCTTGTTTTGGAGAGGCCAAATGCTGGTATTGTACTGAGTACAAACGCTCGTTTTTATGGTATTGTGAAGCCACTTCACGAGGAAGTTAAACCCGAAAGTTGGGCATGG GGATGGGCAGATGTTAAATTGACTTCTCCTCAGATGGCGAGAGAAACTATGTACAAACTGTCTCTTAAGAATTTAAAACTTCAGACTGTCTCTTCAAG TGAATCAAGAAACCCCTTCGTAGAACATGCAGTGGAATATGCCATAGCTGCTGCCCATGCAACATTTGACAAAGATAAGAAGGATATGTTACATAAACTACTTCTGAAAG GTCTTGATATAACAATCTTGGGATGCAATGAGTTCTATTCGTATCGGAATCAG ATTGAAGCACGTGGACTCCCTCTTACACCTGAGTCATTGGCATCCCTTGCACCTTTTACATCAATCACCTTTAATGCAGAAAACTCCATTGGAGAAAATCAGAAGCCTGAAGTTGCAAAAACTGGATTGGGGTCATCAGCAGCTATGACAACAGCCGTTGTTGCTGCTTTGCTTCATTATCTTGGTGTTGTtaatctctcttctttttctatGGATCAATCTCACGGAAGGAAAGATGTTAGTGATCTTGATATTGTTCACGTGATAGCTCAAACTGCCCACTGCATTGCACAGGGTAAAGTTGGCAGTGGATTTGATGTTAGTTCTGCAGTTTATGGCAGCCAACGTTATGTGCGGTTTTCACCTGAAGTGCTTTCTTCTGCTCAG AATGCAGGTATGGCAACACCACTAACAGAAGTCATTTATGATGTCCTGAAATCCAAGTGGGACCATGAGAGGACCAAGTTTTCATTACCTCCATTGATGACTCTC TTACTTGGAGAACCGGGCAGTGGAGGATCTTCTACCCCATCAATGGTTGGTGCTGTTAAGAAGTGGCAGATGTCTGATCCTCAGAATTCTCTCGAAACTTGGAGAAAACTGTCAGAAGGAAATTCTGCCCTGGAAATGCACTTTAATACCTTGCATAAATTGGCAGAAAGGAACTATAATGTTTATGAACACGTCATCAATGCCTGCAGCCTGCTTCCTGCAGAAAAG TGGCTTGAGATGGCAAATGAACCAAGTGAAGCCGAAATTGTTAAAGAGTTATTAAGAGCCCGAGATGTGATGCTTGGAATCAGGTATTATATGCGCAAAATGGGAGAGGCTGCAGGAATTCCG ATAGAACCTGAATCACAAACTCACCTTCTGGATACAACAATGAGATTGGAGGGGGTTCTGTTGGCTGGTGTTCCTGGTGCTGGTGGATTTGATGCAGTCTTTGCTGTCACTTTGGGGGCTTCAAGCAAAAATGTGACAAAAACTTGGAGTTCTCTCAATGTTCTTGCTATGCTAGTGACAGAAGATCCCCGTGGTGCGTCTTTGGAAGACAGCGATCCTCGAGCAAGGGAAATTACTGCAGCTGTTTCTTCTGTCCAACTTCAATAA
- the LOC107872862 gene encoding 2-(3-amino-3-carboxypropyl)histidine synthase subunit 1 isoform X2 has translation MEKEHSDLLPRNPTPAPATTAVAAGNQQPLQQSTRPRPKRFVKNQIPDSILNNTALNAAISLLPQNYNFEIHKCVWRVQNSRAKRVALQFPEGLLMYSLIISDILSTFTSVEHCFILGDVTYGACCVDDLSAAALSADLLIHFGHSCLVPIDSTTIPCLYIFVEISIDVHRLLNELKLNFCNSRIYDNIVMAGTIQFATAIRAVKPELEKLGFSVLVPQAKPLSAGEVLGCTAPSVRNRIADGEDVVLVFVADGRFHLEAFMIANPGIKTYRYDPFIGKLFVEEYDHKGMKEERKRAIEKAREAKNWGIVLGTLGRQGNPRILDRLEKKMAEKGMTWTVVLMSEISPTRIALFEDAVDAWIQIACPRLSIDWGDAFKRPLLTPFEAEIALGELSGWWERKTVVNSDECCDEGVKCSKNESCGACDNGGEEVKERVPVDYPMDYYAQDGGEWNSCYSKKPARLSQRSSQSCNGNSAIKCSHC, from the exons ATGGAGAAAGAACACAGCGACCTCCTCCCCCGAAACCCTACTCCGGCGCCGGCGACCACCGCAGTAGCCGCCGGAAACCAACAGCCACTGCAGCAATCAACTCGTCCACGTCCTAAACGCTTCGTAAAGAACCAAATCCCCGACTCCATTCTTAACAACACAGCACTCAACGCCGCCATATCACTTCTCCCTCAAAACTACAACTTCGAAATCCACAAGTGCGT GTGGCGCGTGCAGAACTCACGCGCCAAGCGCGTCGCCCTTCAGTTCCCCGAAGGCCTCCTCATGTACTCACTCATCATCTCCGATATACTCTCTACGTTCACTTCCGTCGAACACTGTTTCATCCTCGGTGACGTCACTTACGGTGCGTGTTGCGTCGATGACCTCTCCGCGGCGGCGCTTTCTGCTGATTTGCTCATACATTTTGGCCATAGCTGCCTCGTGCCTATTGATTCTACGACTATCCCATGCCTTTATATATTTGTCGAAATTTCGATTGATGTTCATAGGTTGTTAAATGAACTGAAACTCAATTTCTGTAATTCTAGAATTTACGATAATATTGTTATGGCTGGGACAATTCAATTTGCTACTGCTATTCGGGCGGTTAAGCCCGAACttgagaaattagggtttagtgTTTTGGTTCCTCAGGCGAAACCGTTATCAGCTGGGGAAGTACTTGGATGTACTGCCCCGAGTGTTAGGAACAGGATTGCTGATGGGGAGGATGTGGTTTTGGTGTTTGTAGCTGATGGTAGGTTTCATTTGGAGGCGTTTATGATAGCGAATCCAGGGATAAAGACGTATAGATATGATCCGTTTATAGGGAAGTTGTTTGTGGAGGAATATGATCATAAGGGAATGAAGGAGGAGAGGAAGAGAGCGATTGAGAAGGCGAGGGAGGCGAAAAATTGGGGTATAGTGCTTGGGACATTAGGTAGGCAAGGGAATCCGAGGATATTGGATAGGTTAGAGAAGAAGATGGCAGAGAAGGGGATGACTTGGACGGTTGTGTTGATGTCGGAGATATCTCCTACGAGGATTGCATTGTTTGAGGATGCAGTAGATGCTTGGATTCAGATTGCGTGTCCGAGGTTGTCAATCGATTGGGGAGATGCGTTTAAGAGGCCTTTGCTAACGCCATTTGAGGCGGAGATTGCATTGGGTGAGTTGTCTGGGTGGTGGGAGAGGAAGACAGTAGTGAATTCAGATGAATGTTGTGATGAAGGTGTGAAGTGTTCAAAGAATGAATCTTGTGGTGCTTGTGATAATGGTGGTGAAGAAGTGAAGGAACGGGTACCCGTGGATTATCCGATGGATTATTATGCTCAGGATGGTGGGGAGTGGAATTCTTGCTACTCGAAGAAGCCTGCTCGACTTTCACAAAGAAGTAGTCAATCTTGTAATGGTAACAGTGCCATCAAATGTTCCCATTGTTGA
- the LOC107872862 gene encoding 2-(3-amino-3-carboxypropyl)histidine synthase subunit 1 isoform X1 encodes MEKEHSDLLPRNPTPAPATTAVAAGNQQPLQQSTRPRPKRFVKNQIPDSILNNTALNAAISLLPQNYNFEIHKCVWRVQNSRAKRVALQFPEGLLMYSLIISDILSTFTSVEHCFILGDVTYGACCVDDLSAAALSADLLIHFGHSCLVPIDSTTIPCLYIFVEISIDVHRLLNELKLNFCNSRIYDNIVMAGTIQFATAIRAVKPELEKLGFSVLVPQAKPLSAGEVLGCTAPSVRNRIADGEDVVLVFVADGRFHLEAFMIANPGIKTYRYDPFIGKLFVEEYDHKGMKEERKRAIEKAREAKNWGIVLGTLGRQGNPRILDRLEKKMAEKGMTWTVVLMSEISPTRIALFEDAVDAWIQIACPRLSIDWGDAFKRPLLTPFEAEIALGELSGWWERKTVVNSDECCDEGVKCSKNESCGACDNGGEEVKERVPVDYPMDYYAQDGGEWNSCYSKKPARLSQRSSQSCNGNSAIKCSHC; translated from the exons ATGGAGAAAGAACACAGCGACCTCCTCCCCCGAAACCCTACTCCGGCGCCGGCGACCACCGCAGTAGCCGCCGGAAACCAACAGCCACTGCAGCAATCAACTCGTCCACGTCCTAAACGCTTCGTAAAGAACCAAATCCCCGACTCCATTCTTAACAACACAGCACTCAACGCCGCCATATCACTTCTCCCTCAAAACTACAACTTCGAAATCCACAAGTGCGTGTGGCGCGTGCAGAACTCACGCGCCAAGCGCGTCGCCCTTCAGTTCCCCGAAGGCCTCCTCATGTACTCACTCATCATCTCCGATATACTCTCTACGTTCACTTCCGTCGAACACTGTTTCATCCTCGGTGACGTCACTTACGGTGCGTGTTGCGTCGATGACCTCTCCGCGGCGGCGCTTTCTGCTGATTTGCTCATACATTTTGGCCATAGCTGCCTCGTGCCTATTG ATTCTACGACTATCCCATGCCTTTATATATTTGTCGAAATTTCGATTGATGTTCATAGGTTGTTAAATGAACTGAAACTCAATTTCTGTAATTCTAGAATTTACGATAATATTGTTATGGCTGGGACAATTCAATTTGCTACTGCTATTCGGGCGGTTAAGCCCGAACttgagaaattagggtttagtgTTTTGGTTCCTCAGGCGAAACCGTTATCAGCTGGGGAAGTACTTGGATGTACTGCCCCGAGTGTTAGGAACAGGATTGCTGATGGGGAGGATGTGGTTTTGGTGTTTGTAGCTGATGGTAGGTTTCATTTGGAGGCGTTTATGATAGCGAATCCAGGGATAAAGACGTATAGATATGATCCGTTTATAGGGAAGTTGTTTGTGGAGGAATATGATCATAAGGGAATGAAGGAGGAGAGGAAGAGAGCGATTGAGAAGGCGAGGGAGGCGAAAAATTGGGGTATAGTGCTTGGGACATTAGGTAGGCAAGGGAATCCGAGGATATTGGATAGGTTAGAGAAGAAGATGGCAGAGAAGGGGATGACTTGGACGGTTGTGTTGATGTCGGAGATATCTCCTACGAGGATTGCATTGTTTGAGGATGCAGTAGATGCTTGGATTCAGATTGCGTGTCCGAGGTTGTCAATCGATTGGGGAGATGCGTTTAAGAGGCCTTTGCTAACGCCATTTGAGGCGGAGATTGCATTGGGTGAGTTGTCTGGGTGGTGGGAGAGGAAGACAGTAGTGAATTCAGATGAATGTTGTGATGAAGGTGTGAAGTGTTCAAAGAATGAATCTTGTGGTGCTTGTGATAATGGTGGTGAAGAAGTGAAGGAACGGGTACCCGTGGATTATCCGATGGATTATTATGCTCAGGATGGTGGGGAGTGGAATTCTTGCTACTCGAAGAAGCCTGCTCGACTTTCACAAAGAAGTAGTCAATCTTGTAATGGTAACAGTGCCATCAAATGTTCCCATTGTTGA